The Coregonus clupeaformis isolate EN_2021a chromosome 39, ASM2061545v1, whole genome shotgun sequence genome contains the following window.
CCACGTTGTAGAACGATACCTggacaggggagaggaaggggaagtTAGTCCACGTTGTAGAACGATACCTgaacaggggagaggaaggggaagtTAGTCCACGTTGTAGAACGATACCTggacaggggagaggaaggggaagtTAGTCCACGTTGTATAGTAAGATAGACAGGGAGAGAAGAAAGAGGTTAGTATGTGTAGTCAAGGAGGTGTGTGTAGTCAATTGCACAATTCCCAGGTAtttcagaaatcctggttgaaggattctggatttcctcctcattctctcttgattccgggaatcttccaactgggatttctggaaaatccTGGAATTTTGGTAcatttaccagaattttgcaaccctgaCGAGTACGAATGTGTGACATCCTACCTGCCCTTTCTCATAATCCACATACACCCCAATCTTCTGTGGTCTGAGGTTGAGAAGCAGCTCGGTGGAGGGTTCTGTCCGGAACGCATAGTTGTGTTTGTCTCTGAGGCTGAGGAACCAGTAGCCGTTGCTAGGGGATACCATTATCTTCCCCTTCCTGTTGATGGAGCTGCTGGCCACGCCCAGATCCCAGTCAGTCTTCCCGCCCACCTCCACCTGCGAATAGGAACACAACTTTATTGCTGAGGTGtccaggatcaacacagctaaatgaggatccaggatcaacacagctaaatgagtgtccaggatcaacacagctaaatgaggatccaggatcaacacagctaaatgaggatccaggatcaacacagctaaattagtgtccaggatcaacacagctaaatgaggatccaggatcaacacagctaaatgagtgtccaggatcaacacagctaaatgagGGTCCAGGATCAACACAGATAAATGAGGGTCCAGAATCAACACTGCTAAATTAGAGtccaggatcaacacagctaaatgagGATCCAGGATCAACAAATCTAAATGAGGATCCAGGATTAACACAGCTAAATGAGgatccaggatcaacacagctaaatgaggatccaggatcaacacagctaaatgaggatccaggatcaacacagctaaatgatgaTCCAGGATCAACAAAGCTAAATGATgatccaggatcaacacagctaaatgatgaTCCAGGATCAACACAATGTTTAATAAAAACGGGTAACTGTCACCCTACCTCCCAATAGTGTTGCCCAGAGGAGAACCCTTCTCGACCCAGAACACACACGACACGGTCGAACCTCTCAGGGTTATGAGGTACCGACTGGTGATGGTCCCCACATTTGACCTACAGACAGAGAGCAGGTCAGTGCTTTTCACAACATTATTTGAGTGGGTCACTAGAAGTATCATGAAGTTACTCCTAAACCTTGATCAGTAGAGCAGTTCTGTTCCTACCCCCCAAGTAACATCCAATATAAATATGTGACATATAACTAACATTTTTCCCGTTTTCTGATAGGATGAGCCTGGGGTGGGCGGTGCTTGAGTCCATAGTCACGtccactgagggagggagggagggagggagggagagaggagaagagatggagggattgagagaggggtggagagaggagagatacatgGAAATACATTGATGTGTAAAGATAAAGTATAACTTTGTGATaaccttctatatatatatatatatatatatatctacataCCTGCATACTCTTGTACCCTCTTCACCTCTTGAATAAATCAACAGAAGAaaccaaatcaataaccaataaaAATCAATATTGTAATTACACAGAATTATAAACAGGCAACAACTACATTACATTATTCAATTGAAATCTTTATCTCACACTCTGTACTTGTAATCTATGTAGATACTCACTGGGCTGTGGTACTGGAGATGACTCTAGTGGGAGATGTACGCCTGTAAAGAAAACACAGGTAACTGGCTGAAACAGGTGAGTTATATCCCACTAGTTGACCTGCGTTTTTATAGCAGCTCTGAAAAGGGGTGGGTGGTAAACAAaacatgaaaaaaaataaaagccACCTAAAGACCTTGTAACCAAAATACAGGTATCAGGTCTGTGTGAATGGTTCTCTGCTTCTCTACGGGTATCGGGTCTGTGTGAATGGTTCTCTGCTTCCCTGCAGATAAATTCATTAAGACTTCCATTGTTTAACACCTCCCTAATTTGAAATTCACACAGTCCCTATGGTTTAACGACCCCCCCCTGCCCAGTTGGTAAAAAGTCATTTTAGTCTCTCTGGTTGAACTTAATGGGTAAGTTGTGAACTAGGGGTTAGTTTGGAATGGGGCTCTTAaatgggaaggagaggagagaggaggtgaaggagaggagagagacagaggaggtgaaggagaggagatgaaggaGAGGTGTGAAagagaggagtgaaagagaggaggtgaaggagaggagaACGGAGCAGTACTCACCAAACTCAGCCATCCTGTTGAGCTCTTCCTGGAAGTGTTGGACCAGGACAGACAGCGACCTATAGATGGGCCCCGTTCCCAGGTCAGGGTTCACCGACACCCCAGACCAGTCTCTGATTGGTGGAGGGGTGCAGAGGGCAGGGTAGCTCTGAGGGTGGGGGCGGATCAAAGAGAGTATGTTTTTCATTGAGTGGAAATGAGCGTTCCAGGCTGACCACATCGCAGATTCATGACAGATTTCACAACACCTGAATAGGTGTTAAACATATAATCAAACCACATCATATGATACtgcagcagatgacatggcatcaTATGATACtgcagcagatgacatggcatcaTATGATACtgcagcagatgacatggcatcaTATGATACtgcagcagatgacatggcatcaTATGATACtgcagcagatgacatggcatcaTATGATACtgcagcagatgacatggcatcaTATGATACTGCAGCAGATGACAAAGCGTGCAACCGTTGGTTGATGTAATACAACATCTACAATGTAGTCTGGAAAACGACCATCTTGTTCTTTAAACGCGTGTTtgtttccctccctccatcctctcaccTTGATAAAATGAACGTTGTCGTCTGATTGGGCCATCTGGGAGAAGGCGTGGCTTCTCTTCCTGAGCTCAGTCACTTCCTGTTCCAGCTGACAAATCGCAGCGTCCGCCTGGTGCTCTGCAACCCGCCTACTAATCTCAACCATCTCCATGAGCTCAGCCTGTGACCTCTCAACCGCACACACCAACGCACTGAACGTACCCATGATGCCCGCTGTCTCACGTTCCACTGACAGCTGGGGAAGGGAGTGAGACTGTGTGTTAGAATCTTAGGGCTCTATTTTAATCAACTTAACGCAACGGTCAATCTAAGCGTTCTAGGTTCAAGGGGTTTGTCCGAAATATTTTTGATATTTTCACTATCACAATTATCATAGTTGCATGGCTTCAATGTTGAAATATATACATAGCTATCACACTGATATATGGGCTAGACcaactgtaaattgcattatggctaAACAAGATTACATTCACTAAAAAGAGAGTGAATAATCCTAATcgaaacaacttgttttaaataagCTATGTCTAAATACATTTAGAGGCGCTATAATTGCTTCCCATGGGCATATACTATTAAAACAacgcagactatggagggttttacgcacatccaaacttttcacagtagcctggacaaagatccaatataaataCAAAGGGAGAATGTCCGCTCCATTACACTGCCCCCAAATAGAATGTTTTATATACATATTGGATATTACAGATCGCATTCACACTTCTTCATTGTAATAGGTTTGGTTTTAATAaaatgatatttttttttttttttttttacaacaataaataaatgtaaaatgtaatgatattatAAAATctccagccttcattatagtaggccatGGGTAAGGGTAGGGTACGAAGGGTTTGGGTTTTTAAATATCCCAGCGCTGCCTGAaattaaaacttttgaccatatTTTTAAAGGACACGcctcaaatatttccacccctccTATCTGAGCGCGAGCGTGCCAATGTTAGACAGGCACATTACTGAACCTGccgttagggctggaaaatgccagtgcgaCAGTTTTTTACAAAATGACAAACAAACGTGCGTTTGACAGTAGCGCCACGTTAACGCCAGCAAAGAAGAAAATAGAGCCCTTGGAGAGAGTTGAGGGTAAACGTTCAGGGTTAAGTTACAGTGTTTAAGGTATATACTGTAGTAATCAATGGACTTTTGAATGGGGTTGGACGGGGGGAGAGGGTGAGGTAACCAGGGGTTAAGGGTCAGGGGCTGAAGGTCACCTGTAGTTGAGCCAGTGATGACCTAATctcctccatcttcctctgtctctgtagaaTCAGCTCATGGATCTCTGCCTCAGACACTCGTAGctggcacacgcacacacacacacacacacacacacacacacacacacacacacacacacacacacacacacacacacacacacacacacacacacacacacacacacacacacacacacacacacacacacaca
Protein-coding sequences here:
- the LOC121554676 gene encoding zinc-binding protein A33 isoform X2, which encodes MQRRFKSGVATRKTSEPKGVPIPMSAERPQTSSVASSLPTPTLAAALTRRRFTLSGAADSQNHGLMVYCRMPFSHSFLSEDQFQCSICLDIFINPASTPCGHSFCMACIGRYWDGAKLCQCPLCKETFKKRPDLQINRTLREITEQFKSMSGVSRLDSGRWRGVLGAGDGGGGGGEDTDHQDPSTIEREWMDNKLRVSEAEIHELILQRQRKMEEIRSSLAQLQLSVERETAGIMGTFSALVCAVERSQAELMEMVEISRRVAEHQADAAICQLEQEVTELRKRSHAFSQMAQSDDNVHFIKSYPALCTPPPIRDWSGVSVNPDLGTGPIYRSLSVLVQHFQEELNRMAEFGVHLPLESSPVPQPKVKRVQEYAVDVTMDSSTAHPRLILSENGKNVKCGDHHQSVPHNPERFDRVVCVLGREGFSSGQHYWEVEVGGKTDWDLGVASSSINRKGKIMVSPSNGYWFLSLRDKHNYAFRTEPSTELLLNLRPQKIGVYVDYEKGQVSFYNVD
- the LOC121554676 gene encoding E3 ubiquitin-protein ligase TRIM39 isoform X1, translated to MQRRFKSGVATRKTSEPKGVPIPMSAERPQTSSVASSLPTPTLAAALTRRRFTLSGAADSQNHGLMVYCRMPFSHSFLSEDQFQCSICLDIFINPASTPCGHSFCMACIGRYWDGAKLCQCPLCKETFKKRPDLQINRTLREITEQFKSMSGVSRLDSGRWRGVLGAGDGGGGGGEDTDHQDPSTIEREWMDNKLRVSEAEIHELILQRQRKMEEIRSSLAQLQLSVERETAGIMGTFSALVCAVERSQAELMEMVEISRRVAEHQADAAICQLEQEVTELRKRSHAFSQMAQSDDNVHFIKSYPALCTPPPIRDWSGVSVNPDLGTGPIYRSLSVLVQHFQEELNRMAEFGVHLPLESSPVPQPKVKRVQEYAVDVTMDSSTAHPRLILSENGKNVKCGDHHQSVPHNPERFDRVVCVLGREGFSSGQHYWEVEVGGKTDWDLGVASSSINRKGKIMVSPSNGYWFLSLRDKHNYAFRTEPSTELLLNLRPQKIGVYVDYEKGQVSFYNVDAKLHIYTFLDTFCESVFPFFSPCTNKSGKNDGTLTITPVLLMD